From Streptomyces asiaticus, one genomic window encodes:
- a CDS encoding cysteine hydrolase family protein translates to MNANVNANANKTALLVMDVQEGIVAHVQDPDYVERVSRAVDAARNAGIPVVYVAIGFRSGRPEASARNKVVGSLPPGLYTEDDPKIAIHTGVAPRPDEVVVTKRRVSAFAGSDLDVVLRSGDITHLVLTGVATGGVVLSTLRQAADLDFRLTVLSDACYDPDPEVHRLLIEKVFPSQAEVTTVEEWANTAG, encoded by the coding sequence GTGAACGCGAACGTGAACGCGAACGCGAACAAGACGGCTCTGCTCGTGATGGACGTCCAGGAGGGCATCGTGGCCCACGTCCAGGACCCCGACTATGTGGAGCGCGTGAGCCGTGCGGTCGACGCGGCCCGTAACGCCGGAATCCCCGTCGTGTACGTCGCCATCGGTTTCCGCTCCGGCCGTCCCGAGGCCTCGGCCCGCAACAAGGTCGTCGGCTCCCTGCCGCCGGGTCTCTACACCGAGGACGACCCCAAGATCGCCATCCACACCGGTGTGGCGCCCCGGCCGGACGAGGTCGTGGTCACCAAGCGGCGGGTCAGCGCGTTCGCCGGCAGCGACCTGGATGTGGTGCTGCGGTCCGGCGACATCACCCATCTCGTCCTGACCGGTGTCGCGACCGGTGGCGTCGTCCTGTCCACCCTGCGCCAGGCCGCCGACCTGGACTTCCGGCTCACGGTGCTGTCCGACGCCTGCTACGACCCGGACCCGGAGGTGCACCGGCTGCTCATCGAGAAGGTGTTTCCGTCGCAGGCCGAGGTCACGACGGTGGAGGAGTGGGCCAACACGGCGGGCTGA
- a CDS encoding NAD-dependent epimerase/dehydratase family protein, with protein MPAPRTVLLTGAAGGMGTLMRELLPPYGYQLRLLDQLPIEGEPDAITADLSDRDALREAVRGVDAIIHLAGISLEAPFEKILRANIEGTYNVYEAAREAGVRRIVFASSNHAVGFTPRPVGDDPLIPLDTPRRPDTYYGLSKAFGEDLASFYWDKHGIETVAIRIGSCFPEPTTVRMLSIWMSPADGARLLHAALTAENVGCTTVYGSSANTRLWWDLSSARALGYEPRDDSEPYAAKLIAEQGELEPGNPDHEYLGGAFCTNPPIWPR; from the coding sequence ATGCCCGCTCCCCGCACCGTCCTTCTCACCGGCGCCGCCGGCGGCATGGGCACCTTGATGCGCGAGCTGCTGCCGCCGTACGGATACCAGCTGCGGCTGCTCGACCAGCTCCCCATCGAGGGCGAGCCGGACGCGATCACCGCGGATCTGTCCGACCGGGACGCCCTGCGCGAGGCCGTGCGGGGCGTTGACGCGATCATCCATCTCGCGGGTATCTCCCTGGAAGCCCCGTTCGAGAAGATCCTTCGGGCCAATATCGAGGGCACGTACAACGTGTACGAGGCGGCGCGCGAGGCCGGGGTCCGCCGGATCGTCTTCGCCTCCAGCAACCACGCCGTGGGCTTCACCCCGCGCCCGGTGGGGGACGACCCGCTCATCCCGCTCGACACCCCGCGCCGCCCCGACACCTACTACGGGCTGTCCAAAGCGTTCGGCGAGGACCTGGCCTCGTTCTACTGGGACAAGCACGGCATCGAGACGGTCGCCATCCGCATCGGCTCCTGCTTCCCCGAGCCGACGACGGTCCGCATGCTGTCCATCTGGATGAGCCCGGCGGACGGCGCCCGGCTGCTCCACGCCGCCCTCACGGCGGAGAACGTGGGCTGCACGACGGTCTACGGCAGCTCGGCCAACACCCGCCTGTGGTGGGACCTCTCCTCGGCCCGCGCCCTGGGGTACGAGCCGCGGGACGACTCCGAGCCGTACGCCGCGAAGCTGATCGCCGAACAGGGCGAGCTGGAGCCGGGCAACCCCGACCACGAGTACCTCGGTGGCGCGTTCTGCACCAACCCGCCGATCTGGCCGCGTTGA
- a CDS encoding 5-dehydro-4-deoxyglucarate dehydratase, translating into MTSASLAERLDGLLFFPVTAYGPDGALDLEIYRAHVRAGIEAGAGAVFACCGTGEFHALTPEEFHDCVVVAVEEAAGRVPVVAGAGYGTALAIQYAKLAERAGADGLLAMPPYLVVADQEGLIRHYSALAGATDLDIIVYQRDNAVLAPDSVARLAKVPGIIGLKDGIGDLDLMQRVVSAVRADAPDEGFRYFNGLPTAELTGLAYRGIGVTLYSSAVFCFVPEVALAFHKALTTGDDETANKLLDGFYRPLVELRNQGRGYAVSLVKAGVRLRGLDVGEVRPPLSEPSPAHVKELAELIERGMALVGDGDGDADKGGNEGADGEAR; encoded by the coding sequence GTGACCTCAGCTTCACTCGCCGAGCGCCTTGACGGACTGCTGTTCTTCCCCGTGACCGCCTACGGTCCCGATGGCGCCCTGGACCTGGAGATCTACCGCGCGCACGTCCGCGCCGGGATCGAGGCGGGGGCTGGCGCCGTCTTCGCGTGCTGCGGCACGGGCGAGTTCCACGCCCTGACGCCCGAGGAGTTCCACGACTGCGTCGTGGTCGCCGTGGAGGAGGCCGCCGGGCGGGTGCCGGTGGTCGCGGGCGCCGGGTACGGGACCGCGCTGGCGATCCAGTACGCCAAGCTGGCCGAGCGGGCCGGTGCGGACGGGCTGCTCGCCATGCCGCCGTATCTGGTCGTGGCCGATCAGGAGGGGCTGATCCGCCACTACAGCGCCCTCGCGGGCGCGACCGACCTCGATATCATCGTCTACCAGCGGGACAACGCGGTCCTGGCCCCGGACTCCGTGGCCCGGCTCGCCAAGGTGCCCGGCATCATCGGCCTCAAGGACGGCATCGGCGACCTCGACCTGATGCAGCGCGTCGTGAGCGCGGTGCGGGCCGACGCCCCCGACGAGGGCTTCCGGTACTTCAACGGGCTGCCGACCGCCGAGCTGACCGGCCTCGCCTACCGCGGCATCGGCGTGACGCTCTACTCCTCCGCCGTCTTCTGCTTCGTCCCCGAGGTCGCCCTCGCCTTCCACAAGGCGCTGACGACGGGCGACGACGAGACCGCCAACAAGCTGCTGGACGGCTTCTACCGGCCGCTGGTCGAGCTCCGCAACCAGGGCCGCGGCTATGCGGTGTCGCTGGTCAAGGCGGGGGTCCGGCTGCGCGGGCTGGACGTCGGCGAGGTGCGGCCGCCGCTGAGCGAGCCCAGCCCCGCCCACGTCAAGGAGCTGGCCGAGCTGATCGAGCGCGGCATGGCGCTGGTCGGGGACGGCGACGGGGACGCGGACAAGGGCGGGAACGAGGGCGCGGACGGGGAGGCGCGGTGA